The nucleotide sequence TGACATGTGTTTGGTGTAAGGTGCCTGTCTTCCGCACGCTTTGGGGGCAAAACGCTCAGCCACAAGGGCTGATCCGGTCGAACGGGCTTCGGGTTGAACCCTTTGGCCTGACCAACGTGGCCCGGCAAAAGGGGCGCGATGTTACCGGCATCCCCTGCTGCGGCAAGTGGTTTTTCGTCCTCGAAAACCTTACACGGCAGCACGCCCCTGCCCTGCTTGCCAAAACAACCCGCCCGTCGGCATCATCCTCTGCTCCAGCGCCGGTCAGAACATCGTCCGCTACACCCTCGACAACCTCCCCAGCAAAGTCCTTGGCCAAGGAGTATCGCCTCGTCCTGCCGGAGGAGATGGAGAGGGCACGGAAAGTTATTGCGAAGCGCTGATTCTCCAATAGCGCCTGCAACAAATCTCGCCACCAACTCATCTATGAGGCATCCGCCCAAATCCGGTCCAAATCGAAATATCAGAAGAGTGGTTTTCGATAATCCAAACGGTTCCCCCAAAAGCCGTTCTTGGCAGGTGGTCTTCAACATGAAAGGGCTTCCTCTTATCACTGCTTCGATCCCTTGGAAAAGGCATGGAGGTGAAGATGAGGCACTGGTCTTTGCGAGACGGCTTCGAAATGCTTTTGCAGAAGAATTTGCTGCTTCGGAACGGGTTTACGGAACACGTGCAGTTCGAGGTGGATTCTTCGACGAAGGAAGCGGTCACGGCGTCTATCTCTACCACAAAGAAGATCACAGAGGTGTGAAAAAATATCCGGTGTGGCGGGCATCAGTGTATGCACCTGACGGCAGGAGGCTTTACCGGGAATTTCTGGTTAATAAGTATGGGAGTTCAGAAGAGGCAAAGGCCGCTGCCGTGCAGGCAAACAACGCCAGCATGACGGAGTTCAGAACGCGCAAATTACGAGACGAATCTCGGCGAATGATTGAGCGCTCACGAGGTCAGATTGATGACAACGAGGCAACGGCTCCATTGGCTTTGTTTCTGCCCCCTCCGGAGGCTGATAGCAAAGTCTGGCGCTATATGGACTTCACAAAACTGATCTCGATGTTTGAGCAGAAAGGAGTCTTTCTGTCACGAGCAGACAAGCTGAATGATCCATTTGAAGGTTCTTTTACCAAAGTGAATCAAGAGTTGCGCCCACTGGTACGAAAATATCTGCGTCTTACCGGTGGCCTGAGTGCTGCGGAGATTGTTCAAAAACTGCGTGAATGGGTCGGTGCAAGTTGTTGGCATGTGAACTCCCATGAATCCGCTGGAATGTGGAAGCTTTATGCACGTTCAGAGGAGGCCGTCTGCATTCAAACAACTTATGACCGACTTTGCACCATCATGCCGTCAGATGCTCGAATTGGAATGGTTCGTTATGTCGATTACCGGAATCAGTGGATTCCGGAAAGCAATCCACTCGCACCCTTCATGTTCAAACGCCTGTCTTTCCAACATGAGCAGGAGCTTAGAATCCTGAAACCTCTCGGGGATCTTAACGCATTACAGTCGCTCGTAGATATTCCGCACAACAAGGCAGAGGGAGAGTTGATATTGTGTGATTTGACCCAGATCATCGAGGCTGTTCATGTGGCACCCGATGCTCCCGCTTGGTTCGAGCAATTGGTCCGCAGCGTTGTTTTTCGTTACTGGGGCACTGCGATACCTGTGAAACGATCAGGTTTGGCAGATTCCCCACTGTGGTGACAAAATTTAACAGCTTTCCTTCAAACCAACTCCCTCAACGGCGCTCCTTGATCCACGATGAAATTCGGCCTGCCCTGATGGTCCATGTAGGTCGCATCCAGCGGCACCCCCATGTGGTGGTAAATGGTGGCGGCGAGGTCGCCGGGAGTGACGGGGCGTTCGGCGATTTCGCCGCCGTCTTTGGAGGACGCACCGATGACTTGTCCATGACGGAAGCCGCCGCCGGCGAGGGACATGGACATGACATGTGGCCAGTGGTTGCGGCCGTCGATGC is from Prosthecobacter sp. and encodes:
- a CDS encoding AP2 domain-containing protein — protein: MRHPPKSGPNRNIRRVVFDNPNGSPKSRSWQVVFNMKGLPLITASIPWKRHGGEDEALVFARRLRNAFAEEFAASERVYGTRAVRGGFFDEGSGHGVYLYHKEDHRGVKKYPVWRASVYAPDGRRLYREFLVNKYGSSEEAKAAAVQANNASMTEFRTRKLRDESRRMIERSRGQIDDNEATAPLALFLPPPEADSKVWRYMDFTKLISMFEQKGVFLSRADKLNDPFEGSFTKVNQELRPLVRKYLRLTGGLSAAEIVQKLREWVGASCWHVNSHESAGMWKLYARSEEAVCIQTTYDRLCTIMPSDARIGMVRYVDYRNQWIPESNPLAPFMFKRLSFQHEQELRILKPLGDLNALQSLVDIPHNKAEGELILCDLTQIIEAVHVAPDAPAWFEQLVRSVVFRYWGTAIPVKRSGLADSPLW